The Bicyclus anynana chromosome 4, ilBicAnyn1.1, whole genome shotgun sequence DNA window TCTAGAtattgtatcacgtgagttttcgCTGTGTGTCATAATCAATTTATTGACATTTGTCATTATATGACAAAGTTTGCTGGGCCACCTAATACTTAAAACATTACAATactgaataaattaaagaataattaaaaattaatatctattAAAGCCAAGAAACATGTATGCATTTTATTAAATCCTAAGTGCTTTTCTAAACAACATAATTGAAAGAACAAAGTTAACTAAGcatcaaaaatcaaataaagTTGATAACCCAAAGCTTATGTgggatattaaatttaaatggaGATGTTGAAGATATGTAATGTTGATGTTGAGAGATACAAAATTGAGTTaagctaaattaattaaattcttaaatcaTTGTTTGACATAGTCATACCTGGATCAGCTTGCTGTTCTTCATTATCAGGCAGATCTGCTATAGGTTCTAGGTCAAGAACATCACTGCTACTAGTTGGAGCACCTCCATTTGTTGCTGAAAGAACATTTTATATAAGATTTTACGAAATTctatgaaagaaaatatataaacaatctaataattatatactaacATACTTTTGTAGATCAATATACACGAGGCTATGAAAATGGTATAGAAAGTAGACGCAACctttacatttaatattaaattagaaCAAAGTACTGTAACGAAAGCGTAATTTGAAAGTGTAATGAACCTTAGTGAAAGGAGCATTCTTAACGAACCTGCATCTTCTGTAGTTTGAACACCTTCCGATTCGTCTGGTACTATATTGTTATCGCCGATTTCGCCGACTGTTTCTGCTTGGTTTTCAACCAAAGGGGACATTTCCGCGCCATCGGGAATATCACCGTGAAGTGCAGAGTCAGACTCCATTTCAAGGGAAATTGATGCACTGGCTTAtcgtaaaacaaataaacattgaaatataacaaattattatgCGGCGAAATGCAAcatttttctaataattatagaaaatacCAAGCTTTTTGACAATTAGGTACAAAACTAACCCACCTGCCAAATGCCAAGCCAACTTGGCGTCATGAAAATCTAGTCTGTGGTGGCTTATAATTTTTAGTCATTGGTCTGCGTTTTCAGTCCACACTCTGTAATCTGTGGCGAATTCTATCACAGACAAAGTATTCGGCTCAGAAGATATTAATGTGAAGGATGTTATCCATGTTATCTATTTCGTCTACTATTTTTTTGCCCATGCGTACTATTTTATAAACTGTCGTCTAAAGGAACAAGATTAGAATTCAAAGCCGTtgcaagttaaaaaaaagaagtgttTGTCAATTGTCATTTCGTATTCGTGGTCATTTGACATCTGTGGTCAgcattttgtttttgtcatGTCAAAGTCGAGTCAAACTGTCAAACCTATAGTGATCTGTGTGTGTGTCAAactcaaattcaaaaaaatcaaaaacaaagttacaacttcaaaagtcaatatttttaattttaatttgatggttattattttattcttgtttgacgcttgaaatatttaataatgtagtataaatacaaactttaaacataacatacaatttataatattcgaTAAAACAGACTTAAAAAACCATTCTTTAATACAAGGCATGAGGAAGAAATGGTTAGgtttatactataataattccacaatataaatattaaatactagaaGCTTATATTTACTACTTataattctaataatatttaattttaattttcagataTATTAAAGAAGTAcctaaaacaatttattaaatacttggCCAGGCTGACACCctgtaaattaaaacaaaatgtctaGCACTAGCAGTGATAACAGTAAAAGTAATTCCAAAGAAAAGCCTGGGGACGGAATCCGCTCAATGAGATCTACAACTGCATTCAGAGTTGTTAACTTTGAACTTTATGCAAAGCCTGTGTGtatactatttaatttattaagttataTAACATGTTGTAACTTAAAGCATAATAACAGTGGCGTAGAAATAGAAAGCTTAAAAATGCctaaataaatacacaatatttattttatgacacTAATATTAAGGCAAATGGTTGTGTGTTTAATAAATCAACTGCATGTGTCTCCTTCACAAAGtaactactgaatcaatttggctgaaattttaattattctactactaaactataaattaatacaCATAGATGGCATTATTTTTGATCACATActgatttatataataaaacacatttaaacaaaaatcttattatttttgCTTTCTCTTTTTCATTGCATTACACTATTGTGACTTTAGCTTATATTAGAGTGTAGTGTTCAAATATTTGTTCAGTATTTTtatgtgtatattttattttcagaatATTGTGATAATGAGCATAGGACTTACATGTTTTGGTATTGCTCTTGGATATATTGCCTACATGAGACAGAAATATGAAGCAATGGGATATTATTCAGCCATAGATAAAGATGGCAAAGAAATATTTGAGAAGAAGAAATCTAAATGGGATTAAAgatatatacaatttaatataatatattatgtagttcTGTATAGACTagtcttttaaattattttattagtgtaGTACTTGTGCATACATTGAAAACTTATGTAATTAAATGGGCTTCAAATATTACAGTACTACATTAAATACTACAGTACTTATAGATCTTCATTCACAggaaatattatgtatgttcATGTCTTTTTTCCAATTCTTTCCAACTAATATTCCAtgaaagtagaaaatataattatgaaatgaTATATTTTAGGGGATAATAGaagaatatagaatatagaagataatagaatctttacaaatagtcaactgacgtgtcaaaagtgcttgtaaactgagcctacttgaaataaatgatttttgatttgatttgatttggtaTGAAGATAAACTTATTAAGCTTTGAGTTACCTAAGAATATTTCTAATATAGAGCTGTTAATGGTAGCTATAATTCTCACTAATACCAACGCTCAGTCAATATTTGGCTATGAAATTCATATAAACAAATCTGTAgcacatattatttattattaattttatatctttagagagaaattattaagtaaattatatagTTTGGTTTAGTTTGCTGTTGCTTATttctttatcattaaaattctaaaattctgGAGATGTTTCAACTGGCTTTAATTGaaggaatatagaattaaatatattaacaatacttagcctaatacataatatattaatatactaattTGCCTAATAGAGGAATACCATAAGTTTCACGTAGTTaggttttattatgttttttttttgtctactTTGAATTGAAGTCTGTTAGGATTTAGATGTAGTGGCccctattatctatgtatctaagagtGGCACgctatgtaaattgtaaaatgcgcaaaacaataaaagtaataaaaatggaaccttGGATTTAAATTCAtagtaatatttcttttgacTGAAGAAACTAGAACTCAGAGCTATGagcgtaattaaaaaaatatattctagaagaatatatttttttctcaatcTCCCTTCATGAAGTCGAAGTCGTCATTTGTCATGTCAATCTTTTTACTATCTGTGGACGTGTGTTTCTCATCTTTTTTTTACGTCACTagctatattcaatgtactctatggtcACTAGTGTTTTGTTTGACAAGCTGTTGTGAATGTGTATAGTGTTTTTAATTTCTGAACCTCCTCTACTTTTCATAATTAGCCTTGTTTGCTTTTCTACTTTTAAcagcaaatcaataaaatgttttcCGCGTTGAAAAAACTAACAAGGAGTGGAGATGAACGATGCACAGCTCCAATGCCAATGTCGTCTTCTTTGCAGAAAAAGTTTTCTAGAGGCGTACATTTTAATAGTAAATAACTCGTATTTAAATTCAGATAACTTTCTATATaaactgtataaataataagtatctTGGATATAATCTTCTTCGTAGATTTAACAAGcagttttgttttcttttagtgaaaatattaattaaaggaGACAGAAATGTTGGCAAGTCCTGTCTCTTACAGCGTTTACAAGGAGGTGCATTTACTGAAGAGTATGTCCCTACTGAACAAATACAAGTTGCACCAATACATTGGGCATATAAAAACACAGATTTCATTGTCAAAGTAAGTTATTAGACATTACTATCTAAGTGCTGGTCAAAGCAATTCTTTTATGTAAGGCTAGGCGCCTCCCCGAAGTTTCAcatgcgtagttcccattcccgtgagaatatagggataaaatatagcctatgacactcacaaataatgataatgtttaGCATATTATGAAGAACTTGACTGATAATATATTACATAGAAAAGtctttatcttaatatatagaagcaaaaggtcattcatcacgaaatctccaAAACCACTTGACATACAAAGgctaaatttggcagggaggtaatcTATAGtcagtaggtatccgctaagaacagattttaaGATAGGGCTGGATAaaaaaaggtctaagggcggacaacattgtgggcgtccgctagttagctaTATATCTATTGCTTGCTAATGCCAAGgatttggataaaataaagTCTTGAAGTTAAGGCATTGTATATTGAATATCAATACAAGATAGAATTACAAAACAGAGTTAAAGTTAATTATGTGCTAAGCAACCTGTGGAACCAAACTGTTGTGTTCAGAGACCAACAAATGACTGATGCTATGATACATAGGCCATTAGGCCACATCAGAAATAACGCTTAGTTGGCATGTTGTCAAAATTagtacagtagatccagagtttaccccctgcaatacaacaaactttataatatttgtatagactaACAGACTCTGGATTCACCCAAGCTATCTCCATTCCCATttgaatatcaataaaataatcaggatcccataactctagggctTATATTCattatggaaaattaattaaatgtgtccaaggaacatattgtgtttaaaatgaatattttaggagtaaataatatttcttttgtaaatagatcttaaaatgtgtctctTAAATGCATCCATATAATAATGGCATAGggaaacttattcattgataaatatcacaaAGTAGCTAACCTAGttaagtgcggagtgccagttgcaactaTTTCATTGCTTTGTAACAAACGAAAAATTATCACCATATGTTACAATCTATTGCTGAATAGTTCAGAGAACATTTACTTAACATAGTACACAGGTTAAAGAATACTAGGGAGATAAAGCATACAGAACACAGCAGGGATGTAACCATtccaactataaatttaaaaacgaatacattcttgagtcagtacgacatgaGGCGTTgcataagtaatttttattattatttaagaaaaatgtcttttaaatgtttataataaaatataataaataaaaaccatgAATATAGGATTTTTAGTAAAGATCAGTGATTTGTATTATTTACGTTAGTGATTTAAGTTAGTGATTGTTACTTAaagttaaattgtaatttatttcaggTAGAAGTATGGGAGGTAGTTGATAAAGGTCGCACAAAAAAGAAACCTCCCCTTGGCTTAAAACTAGAGAATCAGTCTACACCAACAGTGCCTGAGGAAGAATATGACACCCCTGTGCTAGATGCAACGTTTTTAGATGTGTATAAGAATGCTAGTGGTGTTATTCTAATGCTGGATATAACTAAGCCTTggttagtaattaaattaattggttatattatcataattaaatcatttaatagTCTCtggttattttttaatgaaatagctgtggtgtaaaattattagagcctcaatagctcaacggttaagttatgttttttttatttatgttaaatcaTACTTACTTTTTACAGCACATCACTAACAATGAAATATCACATTCTTTATTGCAATGAAGGTTTAAACTTATTTAATCAATAGAAAAAATCAGATACAAATGTCTTATTTGCATCGATATACTGTAAGAAGCCAGGAAAATggaatatattataatcatgattttgatatttattttatttgtaggaCTTTTGAGTACGTAGTGAAAGAGTTGAGTCGTATCCCAGCGGACCTACCAGTGGTGATACTTGGCAATCACTGTGACATGCAGCATCACAGACAAGTGCATCCTCATCACATTGAACAGGCCTTGTATCATGCCAAGACTACAAGGTATGTACAtctttttaaaacatataacaGTATTGTAGTGACACACCTGTggaacgtcatcatcatcatatcagccgatggacatccactgcaggacataggccttttgtagggacttccaaacaacgatACTGAGCCGACTATAACCAGCGAAtcccttgcgactcgcttgatgtcgtcagtcgctttgtagtgcgaggtcgccattccagcaccttgggaccccaacgtctctGGAAAGTGCCACGCCAAAATTTCATTGAATATGCTAGTGATCTTTTTCCAATTGCCCCTGAAATGACAGCAGTAAAAATTTCATCAACTTTGTCATTACATCAAACCTACTTTTGTGCATTTGATTTAGCTAAAAGACATTTGCATAGTAAGTGAAACATGCGATTCGTTACGTTATGTTACTTTGGTGCTCATAGTTAAAAACACCAGTGCCCAGCGTGTTTGGTATGTTATGCCGACTAAAAACAACAACTGATAATTCCATTGCTGAGGTTTCGACGCCCAACATTCTGTGAGTGTGTCTATAGACTTATACTGTCTCAACTCTCAATCAATGACAAACTCCATCTTATTTAATActttgggtttttattttaacagatttttatatattatttatttatttaattaaaatctgataaaggatttcattttcatcaatttattttaggtgttttaagCATATTAtagaggcaaagtttgtggtattgtaggggtaatctctggatgtactgaaccagtttttaaaattattttaccactagaaagccacgttatttatgagtgtcacaggctatattttatcccagtattctcacggaaactgaaactacgcgggtgaaacaacggggcgtcggctagttatagCTAGCTATAGTTTTATAGCTagttatagttaataataaaatagtataacctgattttaatatttaaggACTGCGCCAATTCGCTATGCAGAGTCTTCAATGAGAAATGGTTTTGGTTTGAGATTACTACATAAATTCCTCAGTGTTCCATTCTTAAGACTACAAAAAAGTAGTTTACTGGAACAGTTGCAAAGAAATCAAAAGGATATGGAGGAGATTGAAACTGAACTTGATGAGTTTCAGGTAATTAACGCTAGTAGAACTACAATAGTTTTGATTTTTACATTGAATTTCTTATCTAGAGTCCTTcactatttcatttatttttgtaggCAATTATTATAGTGTGtgctatactataataaaatatacctgtgaggtattattttatactcttTAATGGATCTTCTATCGAACACAtactttacattatatattgaagGTCTATTTTGAATATGTACCCCCTAATTACCCCTTTATTATCATAAGTCTATTTTAGTTTCTGACACTAGTTGATATACTATACTTACAAAAAGATGTTCCTAATATGTAGTTACATAATATGTTACAAGCAAAAGTTTTAGTTAGCCAAAGCAGCCAGCAACTTActttgtaactaaaacaaaattatagctAAAACTAGATGTAGTAAGTTGTAAATAGGTCCAACTAGGTGGAGCCATCATCATACCAGATAACAGTTGTATTTGCCACAACCAACGGTTATTAGGTCCTATCTACATCTAGGTACATTTGCGCGAAAAAAGTAATCTATTTCTAATTCAAAGACCCAATTtgtctatactaaaattaatcaaaatatgtTCAGTGGTTTAAGtaaaagacaaacagacaggcttacattttaaatattagatgGATATTTGGATCCAGGTTCAttgattactatttattattaaatagggCTTAGTCTCATTCAAACAGAACTTTATTTACATAACTTCTTTCTCTTTGCATATTCCCATTGATCTGCTTTTTCAATCAATCGGCGACACTGATATGCGTCTCTGTCAGAGAgaggggcgtagctaccactGTATctatgatacggggcccccagaTTACCAGGGCCCCTTacatgtgaaagcaaaaatttgtaaaatgtacctAATCCACAATCTTAATTGATCTGGTTCTTCCAGGAAAAAATCATATGAAAAATTGCCTGTAGAGTTTCATTTCAGAGATgacaaaatactataaatgaaaaaatcttgtTTTCGCCCAAGCGCCCAAATAGAAGCATCctataggttaagtcactctcactgtcatatttatttaaagcgagcatgtttgtttcttttgtgagaaatcttttcTCTGGGTcccaacaaattttgatacaggttCCCACCAAAGCACGCTACGCTACAGAGAGAGTCCCATTTCTATTAAAAAGTTTTGCacctttatttacataaataactatttatacattattttcaaagttatttATACTCTCATTCATATGTCAGAATTCGGAGGAGTCCCACTACAACCTGTTCGTGGACCGACTGGCAAACAAGCGGCGACAGAGCGCCGAGCCGGAGCCGCGCCTACCCGAACGATCCCCTAGCATTGTACTCGGCGCGGGAAAACCCATCATACCGCCTAACGTTAATCCACTTGTGAGTATCAGTACTGCCTCTTTAGACCAGTGAAGTGCTTACATTTCAATACCTCAGGATTCCATTTGTAAAACATTGCTCAATTTTAGAGTTTCCACATAGGCTACTATCTTGGCGGCCTCCGTAGTGCAGTgatgtatgcgcggtggatttacaagacggaggtcctgggtacaatccccggctgggtcaattgaggttttcttaattggtccaggtctggctggtgtggcCGTGgctatagttaccaccctgccggcaaagacaagacgtaccgctaagcgatctaccgttccgttacgatgtcgtgttaaAACTGAAAGTGGTGTagagtttcatcctcctcctaacaagttagcccgcttctatcttcgattgcgtcatcacttacctacTAGGTGAGATTGCactca harbors:
- the LOC112043345 gene encoding small integral membrane protein 8; the encoded protein is MSSTSSDNSKSNSKEKPGDGIRSMRSTTAFRVVNFELYAKPNIVIMSIGLTCFGIALGYIAYMRQKYEAMGYYSAIDKDGKEIFEKKKSKWD
- the LOC112043344 gene encoding rab-like protein 6 — encoded protein: MFSALKKLTRSGDERCTAPMPMSSSLQKKFSRGVHFNMKILIKGDRNVGKSCLLQRLQGGAFTEEYVPTEQIQVAPIHWAYKNTDFIVKVEVWEVVDKGRTKKKPPLGLKLENQSTPTVPEEEYDTPVLDATFLDVYKNASGVILMLDITKPWTFEYVVKELSRIPADLPVVILGNHCDMQHHRQVHPHHIEQALYHAKTTRTAPIRYAESSMRNGFGLRLLHKFLSVPFLRLQKSSLLEQLQRNQKDMEEIETELDEFQNSEESHYNLFVDRLANKRRQSAEPEPRLPERSPSIVLGAGKPIIPPNVNPLLAQSLNPSAVKPQSADHTQVKQTQYVSPDLIKTKPPVSMEMTPSKHLQDSIPSTPSGANMSVAGSTGALDEFYAGTLDSSFLEDLGPIAHTHQEINYESDSDEDNTTLNPKVIIDEDDLELDNSPPFRPAEAVGAEIAISNKDDPLSNMFSNQATINKEHEESSDSLSMLHSDQNIHMHSAYPLWAGDSSVRRSPEGGEDPDNNKEPDTKMEKKHKKKKSKDKDKGDYSDKSDRAEKKSKHKKSKGDKRNPQKDLLAPSVNVEFNYEEYDSI